The window TATTGGGGATTTATTGGCTCGGCATCGAGGTACGTTATCGTACAACTCAATCAAGAGCTAGTCCCGAGTGCGTCATTCTAACGCACCTGAGTGCTCTCCCCGGTGCAAAGGCACCAGGGAAGGGCGCGGTTTCTCCAGCCTGTGGGATCAGGACGGCTCGGGAATCAGGTGCGTCATGAACGACAGGCTTTCAATCGCCGCCATGTAGGGCGCCTGCCCGACGACAAGAGGCACCTCACTAGGCGCCCCTCTCCAGGCTCAAGCCACTTTTACTCCAGCTCGGCCGCCAGCAACGCCACCAGCGCCGCAGCGGGAAGCTCCCGGGCCAGCGGTGCCGCCTGCCCCGCCCATTGCGCCGCGAAGTCATGGCAGCCTTTCGCCGTCGCGGCCGCGTTCAACTGCTTGTTCGCGTCATAGGCATAGGGATAGGCGGCTATCGCCACGTCCCTGCCCTCCCGCAGCGCGAAGTTGCGATTGACCAGCCCACGGGCCGGACGCCCGGAAATCGCACAGGTGACCTCGGTACGTTCAGCCGCCGGCCCTTTCAAGGCCGCCCGATAAGCCGCATTGGCCGACGACTCCGGACAGAGGATGAAGGCCGTCCCCAACTGGGCCGCCGACGCCCCCAGGGTCAGGGCGGCACGGATACCGGCACCGTCCATGATCCCGCCAGCCGCGATGACCGGCAACGCGCAGCGGGACACCAACAACCTCGTCAGCGCCACGGTGCCCATCTTCGTATCCTCGCGAGGATCGAATATCCCGCGATGACCGCCCGCCTCATACCCCTGCGCCACCAGCGCATCGACGCCCGCCTGCTCGGCCATCCGCGCTTCGGCCAAGCTCGTCACCGAGCAGAGCAGCTTGGCGCCGATGTCCTTCAAGGCCGCGAGGGTGGACTGAGGCGGCAACCCGAAATGAAAGCTGACCACCGCCGGCTTCTCCTCCAGCAGCATCTGCAGCATCGGCGCATCGTCCAGGAACGAGCGATAGATCTCGCGCAACACCGCTGGTGGCTCGGCGCCAAACTCGGCAAACACCGGGCCCAACAGTTCCAGCCAAGCCTGGTCCCGAGCCGGATCCGGCAGCGCCGGCTGGTGGCAGAACACATTGACGTTGAACGGCAGGCTCGTCAGCGCCGCCGTGTCACGGATCATCTGCCGTGCCTGGTCGACGTTGGAGGCGCCGATCCCCAGGGAACCCAGCCCCCCGGCGTTGGACACCGCAGCGGCCAACTGCGGCGTGGCGACACCCGCCATCGGCGCCTGGATGATCGGAAGTTGCACATTGAGCAAGGACAGCAGAGCGTTTGACATGGCAGCACCTGAACGACGTAGCAAAAAGTGGCAAGGCCGGTGGCCGGGCGCCCTGCCCGACACGGCCGCAAGCAGACGGCGGCCTACAGCTCGCCCGTCAGGAACTGGGCCCGGCCGAAACCGAAGCTCCAGTCCTCATCACCGTTGATGACCATCGAGACCATCACATCCCGAGGCTCGATACCGCACTCGCGCCCCAGCCCCTCCACCAGCAGCGCGTAGAACTTCTCCTTCATCTCCACCGAACGCGGCCGGCTGATCGCGGTGATCACCACGACCTTGTCGGTTCGCTCAAAGCCCAGCCCGGTGTCCTGGACGATCATCCGGCTCGGCGCGTGCTCGTTGAGGATCTGGTAACGATCCC of the Pseudomonas vanderleydeniana genome contains:
- a CDS encoding tautomerase family protein, translated to MPLLKIDVIKGRTDEEISVLLDTVHRAMVEAFAVPERDRYQILNEHAPSRMIVQDTGLGFERTDKVVVITAISRPRSVEMKEKFYALLVEGLGRECGIEPRDVMVSMVINGDEDWSFGFGRAQFLTGEL
- a CDS encoding NAD(P)H-dependent flavin oxidoreductase translates to MSNALLSLLNVQLPIIQAPMAGVATPQLAAAVSNAGGLGSLGIGASNVDQARQMIRDTAALTSLPFNVNVFCHQPALPDPARDQAWLELLGPVFAEFGAEPPAVLREIYRSFLDDAPMLQMLLEEKPAVVSFHFGLPPQSTLAALKDIGAKLLCSVTSLAEARMAEQAGVDALVAQGYEAGGHRGIFDPREDTKMGTVALTRLLVSRCALPVIAAGGIMDGAGIRAALTLGASAAQLGTAFILCPESSANAAYRAALKGPAAERTEVTCAISGRPARGLVNRNFALREGRDVAIAAYPYAYDANKQLNAAATAKGCHDFAAQWAGQAAPLARELPAAALVALLAAELE